A portion of the Luteimonas galliterrae genome contains these proteins:
- a CDS encoding ATP-binding protein yields MESFIRRLLINSIIALCAICIGVGHAEAKEVAENRPVVLAPAGIQPAFEAIDRTQGLPSTSILEIKSDRHGFVWIAGDRGVHRFDGHNFFNIDRDPGQSDTLESRFVYLLAEASDAMWIGSPNGALQRLDARTGKLTRFPVQVGNASPKGVLRIECDALGQVWQMSDLGLVRLGRRGDVTWVMPRSFDAMMLHPDGKHLLVALPNRRVEMIDIRDPKRRSTLLTLPERTRGAIESMVSDETGLWLAIDRELWRFEWKTSALRRIDMPVPLVRATSMVLAPDGALWLGSVFDEGLQRFDPAQGTLSVYRNDPDDPQSLRPGSVTALAVDRANNLWVGLGSAGISRLNLGQTALTRYRPKAGKNVCAMAELEDRSLVTTLCGGGLMVLNRQTGQLEPMPAASFLPRSSRALASDKNGGLWIASVREGLFHWRPDGSVRRFSLQEKGNNLPTPTMTDALLDDRQRLWVGHLGGLAVLEPGASELREVDAYDGKQLFDFDLIHDISQGRDGSLWVGTMTGLVNFNPETRQVRRYAYVPGDSSALSDNYVLQTHTDRQGRLWAATRAGLNRLTFDGKGRPVFRRYGLGDGLPDITIEAIVNDAQGALWVGTGNGIARWDPKRDRFQSYLPSDGIPNTDINMKSALLGADGGLYFGTLTGMWRIDPQALKIADPVPVVLSSYEAGDRTMVNLQGDALSGIQAKYADGRMMFRIAVLGDARRLSYRMEGLEDSWRNMPSDFTITYHWLPSGTYRLQVRQLQPDGRWGDPQLSLPIEIMPPWWRTVWAYLLYSLVVIALLIVSARAFMAWRHRALSEQLKESHARLSVALHAARFGMWGWDVDTNETELDSYARKLLAVPTDVRPMADVFGRMHPNDAERVREQVDHALQDNVAVDFEFRLPDADADADADADADADADADADSGLGWRWIEGHATPYPRPGKTAYVIGVSRDATQRKRERLELEQSKQAAEHALEELTRSRLDLAMALESGDLGVWRSERSYGAAVSEGMWTRGFTIDCDANVRRIVGWPVDGDITRGDFLRAVHPDDRRRVLERLLRALTESGNYADQYRIVQSNGEVRCIAVLAASIRNADHPAAGASLTGIVRDVTGEEALKAGLQQAAEEARLATEAKGRFLAMMSHEIRTPINGVIGVIDLLFKTPMDEEQQQLLGICKDSAQVLLTIINDILDFSKIEAGKLKLEHASLSPRRLVESVAESLHTEVVRRGIDLDVFIAHDVPRRLLGDRVRLHQVLANLIGNAVKFTEKGGVRVYVSVEGMFAGNLRRVRFDIVDTGIGMDHRTLDSLFQPFEQAEATTTRRFGGTGLGLTIVKHLVTLMEGEIECDSMVASGSRFSVIIPLESIAHRGAAKDHAVAGAKVLALCESTERASLLRELCSDLHVDIETAASPAALLQRLDHMQGTAAERTLVLIDKGFAEDHEALCRAIHATAAQLPIVLVRKEGPRATSPFVQGVTTVAGSPLTSPGLARGFQLALGLASPELPTPAVESSADIPIRSEIAAEAEILVADDNATNREVITRQLRRLGYACDVVEDGEQAWERLQTERGRYRLLLTDCHMPKLDGYGLVERIRQQESASGRPRLPIVAITANALLGEGERCLACGMDAFLAKPMQMPDLERILARMLPRAMGTETETTGSSQEVEAEFDALARLVGNDETKLHRLLDIFLTSTGADLEQWRLARSAADGSALRHLAHKLKSGCIQLGEQSAASAFEAVEFHSGTAADLRALAASAQRELELTLARVAAFKERSLAEGR; encoded by the coding sequence TTGGAATCTTTCATACGGCGGCTCCTAATCAATTCGATTATTGCGCTTTGCGCGATCTGCATCGGTGTGGGTCATGCCGAAGCCAAAGAGGTCGCGGAGAATCGCCCTGTCGTGCTCGCACCGGCCGGGATCCAGCCCGCCTTTGAAGCCATTGATAGGACGCAAGGCCTGCCAAGCACGTCGATCTTGGAGATCAAGAGCGATCGGCATGGGTTCGTCTGGATTGCGGGCGACCGTGGTGTCCATCGCTTCGATGGACACAATTTCTTCAATATCGACCGCGATCCTGGCCAGTCCGATACGTTGGAAAGCCGATTCGTCTATCTGCTCGCCGAAGCCAGCGATGCCATGTGGATCGGTAGCCCCAACGGAGCGCTGCAGCGACTTGATGCGCGCACGGGGAAGCTGACGCGCTTTCCTGTACAGGTGGGTAATGCAAGTCCGAAAGGCGTCCTCCGGATAGAGTGCGATGCGCTGGGACAAGTTTGGCAGATGAGCGATTTGGGACTGGTGCGACTGGGGCGGCGCGGCGACGTTACCTGGGTCATGCCCCGTAGCTTCGACGCCATGATGCTCCACCCGGATGGCAAGCACCTGCTTGTCGCCCTTCCGAATCGTCGCGTGGAGATGATCGACATCCGAGATCCCAAGCGAAGATCCACGCTGTTGACGTTGCCCGAGCGTACCCGAGGAGCCATCGAGTCGATGGTGTCCGACGAAACAGGATTGTGGTTGGCGATAGATCGAGAGCTTTGGCGCTTTGAGTGGAAGACAAGTGCGTTGCGCCGCATCGACATGCCCGTGCCGCTCGTCCGGGCCACCTCCATGGTGCTGGCTCCGGACGGCGCACTCTGGCTTGGCAGCGTCTTCGACGAAGGACTTCAACGGTTCGACCCGGCGCAGGGCACGCTGTCCGTCTACCGCAACGACCCGGACGATCCGCAGAGCCTGCGTCCCGGATCCGTTACAGCCTTGGCGGTGGATCGCGCGAACAACCTGTGGGTCGGTCTCGGGAGCGCGGGTATCAGCCGCTTGAATCTCGGGCAAACGGCCTTGACACGCTATCGTCCAAAGGCTGGGAAAAATGTTTGCGCAATGGCGGAGTTGGAAGACCGCAGTCTGGTAACAACGCTCTGTGGTGGCGGCCTGATGGTATTGAACCGACAGACGGGGCAATTGGAGCCTATGCCGGCCGCATCGTTCTTGCCGCGTTCGTCGCGTGCGCTCGCAAGCGATAAGAACGGCGGACTGTGGATTGCCAGCGTTCGCGAGGGTCTGTTTCATTGGCGGCCGGACGGATCGGTGCGCAGGTTCTCCCTGCAGGAAAAGGGGAACAATCTTCCGACCCCCACGATGACCGATGCGCTCCTGGACGACAGGCAGCGCTTGTGGGTCGGCCATTTGGGTGGCCTCGCAGTCCTGGAACCGGGCGCATCGGAACTTCGCGAAGTCGACGCGTACGACGGGAAGCAGTTGTTCGACTTCGATCTCATCCACGACATTTCACAAGGACGGGATGGATCGCTCTGGGTCGGAACCATGACGGGCTTGGTGAACTTCAACCCCGAAACCCGACAGGTCCGTCGCTATGCATACGTGCCGGGCGACAGTTCCGCATTGTCCGACAATTATGTGCTGCAAACGCATACCGATCGGCAGGGCCGATTGTGGGCGGCCACCCGGGCGGGACTCAACCGCCTCACGTTCGACGGCAAGGGTCGGCCGGTATTCCGCCGCTACGGACTCGGCGATGGGCTCCCCGATATCACCATCGAGGCGATCGTCAATGACGCGCAGGGCGCGTTGTGGGTTGGCACCGGCAATGGCATTGCGCGCTGGGATCCGAAGCGGGATCGCTTTCAGAGTTACCTTCCCTCCGACGGCATCCCCAACACAGACATCAACATGAAGTCGGCGCTGCTCGGCGCCGATGGCGGCTTGTACTTCGGCACGTTGACTGGCATGTGGCGGATCGATCCGCAAGCGCTGAAAATCGCCGACCCGGTACCGGTCGTCCTCAGCAGTTATGAAGCCGGCGACCGGACCATGGTCAATCTACAGGGCGACGCGTTGTCAGGCATCCAAGCGAAGTACGCCGATGGCCGCATGATGTTTCGCATCGCGGTGTTGGGCGACGCACGCCGCCTGTCCTATCGCATGGAGGGGTTGGAGGACAGCTGGCGGAATATGCCCAGCGATTTCACGATCACCTATCACTGGCTGCCTTCGGGAACTTATCGCCTCCAAGTGCGCCAGCTGCAGCCCGATGGCCGCTGGGGCGACCCCCAACTGTCGCTGCCGATCGAGATCATGCCGCCCTGGTGGCGTACCGTCTGGGCCTATCTCCTCTACTCGCTGGTCGTGATCGCGCTGCTGATCGTATCTGCGCGTGCGTTCATGGCGTGGAGGCATAGGGCCTTGAGCGAGCAATTGAAGGAGAGCCATGCCCGGTTATCGGTCGCTTTGCATGCCGCACGGTTCGGTATGTGGGGATGGGATGTGGATACGAACGAAACCGAGCTCGATTCATATGCAAGGAAACTGCTCGCCGTCCCGACCGACGTGCGGCCGATGGCAGATGTCTTCGGGCGGATGCACCCCAACGACGCCGAACGCGTCCGTGAGCAGGTCGACCATGCTTTGCAGGACAATGTTGCAGTCGACTTCGAGTTCCGTCTTCCCGATGCCGATGCCGATGCCGATGCCGATGCCGATGCCGATGCCGATGCCGATGCCGATGCCGATTCCGGTTTGGGGTGGCGTTGGATCGAAGGTCATGCCACTCCCTATCCGCGACCAGGAAAAACCGCTTACGTCATCGGCGTCAGCCGCGATGCCACGCAACGCAAGCGCGAACGACTGGAACTTGAGCAATCCAAGCAGGCCGCCGAACACGCGCTTGAGGAATTGACGCGGTCACGCCTCGACTTGGCTATGGCGCTCGAGAGCGGCGACCTCGGCGTCTGGCGCTCCGAACGGTCCTACGGCGCAGCGGTCAGTGAAGGGATGTGGACACGCGGATTCACCATAGACTGCGATGCCAACGTACGTCGCATAGTCGGCTGGCCTGTGGACGGCGACATCACGCGTGGGGACTTCCTTCGAGCGGTGCATCCGGACGACAGAAGGAGGGTATTGGAACGACTTTTACGCGCGCTGACGGAAAGCGGCAACTATGCGGATCAGTATCGGATCGTTCAGTCTAATGGAGAGGTGCGTTGTATCGCAGTGCTCGCTGCGTCCATCCGCAATGCCGATCATCCGGCCGCCGGAGCATCTCTGACGGGCATCGTGCGCGATGTAACCGGAGAGGAGGCGCTCAAGGCGGGGCTGCAACAAGCGGCGGAGGAAGCGCGCCTGGCGACGGAGGCCAAGGGACGCTTCCTTGCCATGATGAGCCACGAAATCCGCACGCCCATCAACGGCGTCATCGGCGTGATCGATCTGCTATTCAAGACGCCCATGGACGAGGAGCAGCAGCAGCTGCTTGGGATCTGCAAAGACTCCGCTCAGGTGTTGCTGACAATCATCAACGATATCCTTGATTTCTCGAAGATAGAGGCGGGGAAATTAAAGCTAGAACATGCATCGCTGTCGCCGCGTAGGCTGGTGGAGTCCGTGGCCGAATCGCTGCACACAGAGGTCGTCCGCAGAGGAATCGACCTGGATGTCTTTATCGCCCACGACGTGCCTCGTCGTTTGTTAGGCGACCGCGTCCGACTGCATCAGGTGCTCGCCAACCTGATCGGGAACGCGGTCAAGTTCACCGAAAAGGGGGGCGTTCGCGTTTACGTAAGCGTGGAGGGCATGTTTGCCGGCAATCTGCGCCGTGTCCGCTTCGACATCGTCGACACGGGTATCGGTATGGACCACCGTACCCTCGATAGCCTCTTCCAGCCATTCGAGCAGGCCGAAGCGACCACTACACGCCGCTTCGGCGGCACGGGTCTTGGCCTGACGATCGTCAAACATCTTGTGACGCTGATGGAAGGAGAAATCGAATGCGACAGCATGGTCGCGTCGGGCAGTCGTTTCAGCGTGATTATTCCGCTGGAATCTATCGCACACCGCGGCGCCGCAAAGGATCATGCGGTCGCCGGCGCGAAGGTTCTCGCGCTGTGCGAGTCCACCGAGCGCGCGTCGCTGCTGCGCGAACTTTGCAGCGATCTCCACGTGGATATCGAGACTGCGGCTTCGCCAGCCGCGCTGTTGCAGCGTCTGGATCACATGCAAGGTACTGCGGCGGAACGGACTCTGGTTCTCATAGACAAGGGTTTCGCGGAGGACCATGAGGCACTCTGCCGCGCCATTCACGCGACCGCCGCGCAGCTCCCGATCGTCCTCGTGCGTAAGGAGGGTCCGCGAGCGACGTCGCCTTTCGTCCAGGGGGTCACGACGGTGGCCGGTAGTCCGCTGACCAGTCCCGGATTAGCGCGGGGCTTCCAGCTGGCGTTGGGCTTGGCCAGCCCCGAGCTTCCCACCCCGGCCGTCGAATCGTCCGCAGATATTCCGATCCGAAGCGAGATCGCCGCCGAGGCGGAGATCCTCGTCGCCGACGACAACGCGACCAATCGCGAGGTGATCACCCGCCAGCTGCGACGCCTAGGCTACGCCTGCGACGTAGTCGAAGACGGCGAGCAGGCTTGGGAGCGGCTGCAGACGGAGCGCGGCCGTTATCGGTTGCTGCTGACGGATTGCCATATGCCGAAACTGGATGGCTACGGACTGGTCGAGCGGATCCGTCAACAAGAATCGGCTTCGGGCCGTCCGCGCTTGCCGATCGTGGCAATCACCGCAAACGCCTTGCTGGGAGAGGGGGAACGCTGTCTCGCATGCGGAATGGATGCTTTTCTAGCCAAGCCCATGCAAATGCCGGATCTGGAGCGGATTCTCGCTCGGATGCTTCCCCGCGCGATGGGGACCGAAACGGAAACGACGGGCTCATCGCAGGAGGTCGAGGCTGAGTTCGATGCCTTGGCTCGCCTCGTAGGCAACGACGAAACGAAGTTGCATCGCTTGCTGGATATTTTCTTGACCAGCACAGGCGCAGACCTCGAGCAGTGGAGGCTGGCTCGATCTGCAGCCGACGGCAGCGCGTTGAGGCATCTCGCACATAAGCTGAAGTCAGGATGCATCCAGTTGGGGGAGCAGTCGGCCGCGTCCGCTTTCGAAGCCGTAGAGTTCCATTCGGGGACGGCCGCCGATCTGCGAGCGCTGGCAGCATCCGCCCAGCGCGAGCTCGAATTGACCCTGGCACGCGTCGCTGCTTTCAAAGAACGATCTCTAGCAGAGGGCCGTTGA